In Bradyrhizobium sp. WBOS07, the genomic window GCTGTCCGTGATCTCGGCCGAGACCATGGCCTCGCCCTGGGCCAGCAGCATGGCCTGCACCGGATTGTCGCTTTCGCCGATGAAGACCAGCGCGCCCTGACGGCCATAGCGGTCCGGCGTGTCGTCGCTGCCGCGGAGCCTGACGTCGCCGCCGGCGAGCAGCGACACCAGCGCCTGCTTGGTCGTCGCCATGGGCTCGATCCCCACGAGACGGATCTCGCGGCCGTCGTCGAGACGGAAGCTACGCGCATCGACGATGGCGGCGACGCGGCCCTCGCCCTGGGACTCGAACTGGCACGGCGCAGCAGACGCGGTATGACCCGCGATGAGAAGAAAGACGACGCTGAGATGAAGCAGTTGCGTCACGTGACCCGGAGAGGTTGCGTTGCGCGCCGACCATAACTCAGGCGAGGTGGGTCGCGAAGGGGCTTCTACGCACTCCGTCATTGCGAGCGCAGCGAAGCAAGCCGGAGTCTTTCCGCGGAGGGCTTCTGGATTGCTTCGTCGCAAGAGCTCCTCGCAATGACGGCGGAGGCGCTCTTCCGCATCTCACCATTCCGCTTTGCGGAAAGCTCGCAATGATCATTCATCTTCATCATCGCTCGCGCTTGCTGCGCTGTTGCGCATGCGGCATGATTGCGGCAATAGCGACAGTCAGAACCAACCAAGAGCAATAACCAAGCCGCCATCAGAGCACGGCGCGATAAGGGAGATCGTTTTCCATGAAGACTATTTTGTCGGGCATTTTTGCCGCTGCATTTGCCCTCAATGCGAGCGCCGCGCAGGCCCAGGACAAGCCGCCTCTCAAGATCGGCGGCATCCTGGACATGTCGAGCCTCTATGCCGACATCACCGGCGCCGGCAGCGAGACCGCGGCCAAGATGGCGGTGGAGGACTTCGGCGGCGAAGTGCTGGGGCGCAAGATCCAGGTGCTCGCGGCCGACCATCAGAACAAGGCCGATCTCTCCGGCAATATCGCCCGCGACATGCTCGACAACCAGGGCGTCGAGATGATCTACGACGTCGCGGCCTCCGCGACCGCGCTAGCGGCCGGCGAGATCGCAAAGGCGCGCAACAAGATCATCATGTTCAACGGCCCGGGCTCGATCCGTCTCACCAACGAGGCCTGCGGTCCCTACACCATCCATTACGTGTTCGACACCTACGGCCAAGCCAATGTGACCGGCCTTGCGGCGGTGAAGACGGGCCTCGACAGCTGGTACTTCCTCACGGCCGACTACGCCTTCGGCCAGGATCTGGAGAAGGACACCAGTGCCGTCGTGACCAAGACCGGCGGCAAGGTGCTGGGCAGCGTGCGCCATCCGCTCAACACCTCGGATTTCTCGTCCTTCCTGCTGCAGGCGCAGGCCTCCAAGGCCAAGGTGATCGGGCTCGCCAATGCCGGCGGCGACACCGTCAACGCCATCAAGCAGGCGGCCGAGTTCGGGATCATGAAGGGCGGCCAGAAGGTCTCGCCGCTGCTCGTCTTCGTCACCGACATCGACTCGATCGGCCTCGAGACCGCGCAGGGGCTGCTGCTGGCGGAAGCGTTCTACTGGGACATGAACGACGAGACCCGCGCCTTCTCCAAGCGCTTCCAGGAGCGCGTGAAGCGGCCGCCGACCTCGGCGCAGGCCGGCGTCTACTCCTCCGTCACGCATTACCTGAAGGCGGTGAAGGCGGCCGGCACGACCGATGCTGCGGCCGTGATGAAGGTGATGAAGGAGACGCCGATCAACGACTTCTTCGCCAAGAACGGCAAGATCCGCGAGGACGGCCGCATGATCCACGACATGTACCTGTTCGAGGTGAAGAAGCCGTCGGAGTCGAAGGGCCGCTGGGACGATTACAAGCTGCTCGCCACCGTGCCCGGCAACGAGGCGTTCCAGCCGCTGGAGCAGTCGCGCTGTCCGCTGGTGAAGAAGTGACGGCGTGAGTCGTCCTGACGACGATCGTGCCCAACAACAGGTGGTCATCCCGGGGCGCGAAGCGAACCCGGGATCCATCGGGCGGCAGTGACGGTTGAGGAATGGATTCCGGGTTCGCGCCAAGGGGCGCGCCCCGGAATGACCGAGTAAATCGAGGCATCGAACAAGAGGCCAACACCCATGAACGACATGGTCCTGCAGAAGCTCGAAGGCGGGCTGCTCACCATCACGATGAATCGGCCGGAGCGGAAGAAC contains:
- a CDS encoding ABC transporter substrate-binding protein; translation: MKTILSGIFAAAFALNASAAQAQDKPPLKIGGILDMSSLYADITGAGSETAAKMAVEDFGGEVLGRKIQVLAADHQNKADLSGNIARDMLDNQGVEMIYDVAASATALAAGEIAKARNKIIMFNGPGSIRLTNEACGPYTIHYVFDTYGQANVTGLAAVKTGLDSWYFLTADYAFGQDLEKDTSAVVTKTGGKVLGSVRHPLNTSDFSSFLLQAQASKAKVIGLANAGGDTVNAIKQAAEFGIMKGGQKVSPLLVFVTDIDSIGLETAQGLLLAEAFYWDMNDETRAFSKRFQERVKRPPTSAQAGVYSSVTHYLKAVKAAGTTDAAAVMKVMKETPINDFFAKNGKIREDGRMIHDMYLFEVKKPSESKGRWDDYKLLATVPGNEAFQPLEQSRCPLVKK
- a CDS encoding thermonuclease family protein; this encodes MTECVEAPSRPTSPELWSARNATSPGHVTQLLHLSVVFLLIAGHTASAAPCQFESQGEGRVAAIVDARSFRLDDGREIRLVGIEPMATTKQALVSLLAGGDVRLRGSDDTPDRYGRQGALVFIGESDNPVQAMLLAQGEAMVSAEITDSDCAAALMASEAAARRQKKGSWADPSAIKNAESPDDILAGIGRFVVVEGKVLSVRQAGATTYLNFGRNWTRGFAATISKRTLPAFESARIPLKSLENKRIRVRGWVEGNTGPRIDIRLVGQVELLGANEPTGVRP